GGGGGGCTGTGGGAGGTCTCGAAGGGGGGGGCTGTGGGAGGGTCTCGAAGGGGGGCTGGGGGGAGGTCTCCAGAAGGGGGCTGTTGGAGGGTCTCGAAGGGGGGGGCTGTGGGGAGGGTCTCGAAGGGGGGCTGTGGGGAGGGTCCAGAAGTGGGGGGGGCTGTGGGAGGGTCTAGAAGGGGGGCTGTGGGAGGTCTGGAAGGGGGGGGCTGTGGGAGGGTCTCGAAGGGGGGCTGTGGGAGGGTCTCGAAGGGGGCTGTGGGAGGGTCTAGAAGGGGGGGCTGTGGGAGGGTCTCGAAGGGGGCTGTGGGAGGGTCTCGAAGGGGGCTGTGGGAGGGTCTAGAAGGGGAGGGCTGTGGGGAGGGTCTCGAAGGGGTGGGGCTGTGGGAGGGTCTCGAAGGGTGGGGGCTGTGGGAGGGTCTCGAAGGGGCGGCTGTGGGAGGGTCTAGAAGGGTGGGGCTG
This portion of the Oncorhynchus gorbuscha isolate QuinsamMale2020 ecotype Even-year unplaced genomic scaffold, OgorEven_v1.0 Un_scaffold_7069, whole genome shotgun sequence genome encodes:
- the LOC124029630 gene encoding extensin-like — encoded protein: PTLRDPPTAPTLRRPSHSPHPSRPSHSPTLLDPPTAAPSRPSHSPHPSRPSHSPTPSRPSPQPSPSRPSHSPLRDPPTAPFETLPQPPLLDPPTAPFETLPQPPFETLPQPPPSRPPTAPLLDPPTAPPTSGPSPQPPFETLPTAPPFETLQQPPSGDLPPAPLRDPPTAPPFETSHSPPCRPPTAPTLRDPPTAPTLRDPPTAPTLRDPPTAHP